From Pseudodesulfovibrio nedwellii:
AGTGAGAATTCCTGTTAGTTCGGTTTTGCTTAAGAGAACAGGATTTCCTTTCATACTGCTGGCAGCGGCGGCTTTATCGGCCAGATCACTGAAATGTGTGGTCTCTACTCCCATGTCTTTGAGCGTGGGGATTCTCATGTCCGTACAGAGTTCCCGTACCCATTTGATGCCATCTTCCGGCGTTGCGTTGACGTTTCCGGTCAGTATGACGGCTGTTTCCGTATATGCATCAAGGCTCGGAGATTTCGGCTCACGTTTCCTGAGAGCGTTGATGTTGATTTCCATTACAGAAGGGAGCAGGGCTGCGCATACAGCACCGTGCGGTGCCTTGAATTCGCCGCCGAGGGGAGCGGCAAAACCATGGACTGCGCCGAGTTTGGCATTGGACAATGCAATGCCGGAAAAAAGGCTGGCAAGGGCCATGTCTTCACGGGCTGAACTGTTTGAACCATCGTCATACGCGACATGCAATGAGCGGGCAGCGCGAAGCATCCCTTCGCGGCACAAGGCATCGGTCATGGGATTTGCCTTGTTGGAAACAAACGCTTCCATGAGTTGAGTCAGGGCATCCATGCCCGTGGCAGCGGTCAGGCTTGGCGGCATATCCTTGGTCAGTTCGGGGTCGACCACCGCAATATTCGGAATCATTTCCGATGAACGCATGCTGACTTTTACGCCATGTTGGGGTGAGAGAATGACGGCGTTAGATGTGACTTCCGAGCCGGTGCCTGACGTTGTGGGAACCGCGATGAGCGGGACAGGAATTTGAGTTAGTGGTTGTCCTTTTCCAATGACTTCAAGGTAATCAAGAAGGTCGGCGTGGTTGGTAAGAAGTGCGGCCAAAGCTTTCCCGGCGTCAAGCACACTCCCGCCGCCAACAGCCACAACGACATCACATCCGGCTTGGCGTGCAGCTACTGCATTTTGTGAGATTGTTTCTACATTCGGTTCGCCGGATATGGAGATGATATGTGGAGTAAGCCCTTTATTTTTCAGGCCGTCGATGGCCCATTGCACTCGTTTGGAGGAACTGCCGATAACAAGGCAGACTGAAGTCCCCAGCGTTGCAGCCAAGTCGGGAATATCTTTTGAGGAGTTGGGGCCGAAAATTATTCGTGGAGCGGTGGCGAATTCAAATTGCATGGGGGTGGTCCTTTGGAATCGGTTCTGAAATACTCATGCCGTTTTGAATATCATTTCGATTCAGCCCCTTCAAGCGTGGGGGGGGCCTCCGGCGGGCCTACCGGCGGTCGCTTTCAGCGGGACCAGAGAACCTTTTGAAAAAGGTTCTCTGGATTCTCCAAAACTTTTTGTGTCGCTTCGCGAAGGCTGCGGCAATAAGAATTTGTTTTTTTATAATAACCTTCGCCAAAGGCGACATGGGATTCTTAAGGCCCTCGGCCTTAAGCCGTCGGAGACGAAATCACCCGTCTATCCCGCCAAAGGCGGTTCCCTTTAATACTCTTGCGAATCAAGATCAACGCCCAAAGCATCCCATTGTGCTGTGGCGTCAGCTTTGGCTTTTTCGATCATGTCATTCGACCATGGCTCGATGACGAGGGCTTCGGCGACGAGCTGCCAGAGGTATTTTACTTCGAATTCACAGTCGTCAAAATATTTTGGAATGCGTCGCATGATTTGGTCGCGACAATTGGAACACCCGACCACAACGACATTGGCACCGCTTTGCTTGATTTGTTCGTTTTTGTATCGAGCGTGCCATGCAGACTGGTCTTCGAAAGGCATAGGCCACATCCCGCCGCCGCCCCCGCAGCAATAGTTCTTTTCTCGGTTAGGCGTCAGTTCGACAAAATTATCCACGCATTGCTGAACGATCCAACGAGGCTCGTCAAAATATCCTTTGCCGAAATTGCGCGCCAGTTCACGACCATGCTTGCAGGAGTCGTGAAACGTGAAGGTCTTTCCGGCATGGGCTGATTTGTCGAGTTTGATCCGGCCAGTTTTGATTAGGTCCATGAGGTAGTCATAAAGATACATGAATCCGATTTCGTTGGCCGGGTCCTGTGCCACGAGTTTTGTCATCCCCTTGCGGAATCCGTAGGAACCGCCACCGCAGTCGGGCATGATCAGAGACGTGATGTCGAATTCTTTCATGTAGGCGATTTTGCGGCGGGCTAACTCGGTGTTACCGGCGTCATTTCCGGTGAACAACGCCCAATCCACGGCTTCCCAATTTTCGGAGGGAACGGTCCAGTTTTCCTTGGCCGCGTAGAAAATCTTCCACCACCAATACTGGTCCTCGAAATCTCCATAGACTTCTTTGGAGTTTGGGAAAAAGAGGATGTCTGCGTCGTGCTTGTCCACCGGTACATGGAAACCGGGGAGTTCCTCGGCCAGTTCTTCGCCAAGTTCTGCCATGCCTTCCAGATAATCTTCTTTGGAAATACCGAGATTGTTGCCGGTCTCAAGGTTGTTGACCATGCCCTTGTGCAGGGAGCCGGGGACATCTTCACGCGGCCTGAGGCTTTTCAGATGAGCCATGATGGAGGTGATGTCGAGGCCTCCGGGGCATGTGCTTGTGCAACGGCCACAGCCGGTACACAACCATGGAAAATTGGAGTCGATGACTTCGTCGACCAAGCCGTTGGCAAGCATCCGCATGACCTTTCTGGCATCCAAGCCATCCAGCGCGGGTGCGCCAGTGGTAGGGCAGCCGTTGGCGCATGCTCCACAGACAAGGCAATTGGAGAAGTCGTAATTGTCAAGAAAGGTCAGTTTGTTGTTGGTGGTATGCGTACTTTGCATGACGGTATCCTGGGCGTTTAAGCCATACCCAGCCAAGGTGGCGGGCTATTTAACTGTGTTGAATGGATGTGTCGTGGAAGGACGTATCAGGACCATTCTGAGGTCGTCTGTCAGTGTTTGAGAATGCTTACTACATAAGAGTTCTGTGTAAGTCAAAGCCTGTGGATTGGGCTTATGGATTCAACGAGTCCTAAAGGTTTTGATGTTTTTCTTATGACCCTTTTGTCGGGATATGTCGGTAGCCATAAATGAAGAGTATTTTTGTTTTCCGATATAACTGGAATGACGGATCTGTTTTTCTTGATGTTTTCCGCTTTTTTTGGAAACCCAGAAAACATGGGTGAAATGATGTTGTCTAATAATTTAGAATAAAAGGAATTTTCTTTGTTTACGGTTGGTATGGTCTTTGTAGTAGCTTGTTCATCATATTAACGAGAATGTTATTAAGAGGTATATCATGGCGAAGAGCAGTGTTTTAGAAAAAGAAGTCTACCGGACAGTTGGTCAACATACATTTGAAGAGTTTATCGAGATGGCCAGC
This genomic window contains:
- a CDS encoding (Fe-S)-binding protein, with amino-acid sequence MQSTHTTNNKLTFLDNYDFSNCLVCGACANGCPTTGAPALDGLDARKVMRMLANGLVDEVIDSNFPWLCTGCGRCTSTCPGGLDITSIMAHLKSLRPREDVPGSLHKGMVNNLETGNNLGISKEDYLEGMAELGEELAEELPGFHVPVDKHDADILFFPNSKEVYGDFEDQYWWWKIFYAAKENWTVPSENWEAVDWALFTGNDAGNTELARRKIAYMKEFDITSLIMPDCGGGSYGFRKGMTKLVAQDPANEIGFMYLYDYLMDLIKTGRIKLDKSAHAGKTFTFHDSCKHGRELARNFGKGYFDEPRWIVQQCVDNFVELTPNREKNYCCGGGGGMWPMPFEDQSAWHARYKNEQIKQSGANVVVVGCSNCRDQIMRRIPKYFDDCEFEVKYLWQLVAEALVIEPWSNDMIEKAKADATAQWDALGVDLDSQEY
- a CDS encoding iron-containing alcohol dehydrogenase codes for the protein MQFEFATAPRIIFGPNSSKDIPDLAATLGTSVCLVIGSSSKRVQWAIDGLKNKGLTPHIISISGEPNVETISQNAVAARQAGCDVVVAVGGGSVLDAGKALAALLTNHADLLDYLEVIGKGQPLTQIPVPLIAVPTTSGTGSEVTSNAVILSPQHGVKVSMRSSEMIPNIAVVDPELTKDMPPSLTAATGMDALTQLMEAFVSNKANPMTDALCREGMLRAARSLHVAYDDGSNSSAREDMALASLFSGIALSNAKLGAVHGFAAPLGGEFKAPHGAVCAALLPSVMEININALRKREPKSPSLDAYTETAVILTGNVNATPEDGIKWVRELCTDMRIPTLKDMGVETTHFSDLADKAAAASSMKGNPVLLSKTELTGILTLAL